Part of the Haloarchaeobius litoreus genome is shown below.
GGGCGCGGGGCGTCGTCGAGACGCCGGACCTGCACCCCGACCCCATCGAAGGCACCGTCGAGGACGCGGTCCGTGAGACGCGCGACGTGGTGTACGACGGCCGGCTCCACGAGACGCGCATCTACGACCGGCGGTTGCTGCCGACCGGGACGAGCTTCGACGGGCCGGCCATCGTCGAGGGCACGGAGAGCACGGTCGTCGTCCACCCCGACCAGGCCGCCAGCGTGGACGAGTACGGCACGCTGCTCGTGGAGGTGAACGCATGACCGACTCTGTCACACTCGAAGTCATCAGGAACGCCTGCATCGCCGTCTGCGAGGAGATGAACGCGAACCTCATCCGGACGGGCTACTCGCCGAACATCAAGGAACGTCGTGACTGCTCCTGTGCGCTGTTCGACGCCGACGGCGAGATGATAAGCCAGGCGGAGAACATGCCGGTCCACCTCGGCGCGATGCCGTTCTCGGTCGCGGCGGCCATCGACCGCTTCCCGCCGGAGACGCTCGAACCCGGCGACGGAATCCTGCTGAACGACCCGTTCTACGGCGGTGCACACCTGCCGGACCTCACCCTCGTGACGCCGGTGTTCCACGAGGACGACGACGGCGATTCGGAACTCGTCGCGTTCGCGGCGAACCGCGCGCACCACGCCGACGTGGGCGGGGCGCGCGCCGGGAGCGTCGCCGCGGACTCCACCGAGATCTACCAGGAGGGGTTGCGCATCCCGCCGGTGAAGCTGTTCGAGGGCGGCGAGCCGAACGAGTCGGTGTTCGACATGGTGCTCTCGAACGTCCGGACGCCGGACGAGCGCCGGGGCGACCTCCGGGCACAGGAGGCCGCCAACCAGACCGGCAGGCGGCGGTTCCTCGAACTGGTCGAGAAGTACGGTCGCGAGACGCTGAACGAGGCACTCGGCGAGATTCAGGAGTACTCCGAGGCCCGGATGCGCGCAGAGATCGAGGAACTGGAGGACGGCACCTACGAGTTCTCGGACGTGCTCGACGACGACGGCCTCGGCAACGAGGACCTCCGTATCCAGGCTGCCGTCACCGTGGACGGCGACAGCGTCACCGTCGACTTCGACGGCACCGCCGACCAGACCGAGGGCCCGGTCAACGCCGTGCTCGCGGTCACCGCGTCGGCGACGTACTACTCGGTGCGCTGCGTGACCGACCCGGACATCCCGCCGAACCACGGCTGCTACCGGCCCATCGAGGTGGAAGCGCCGGAGGGCACCATCGTCAATCCGAACCCGCCGGCGGCGGTCGTCGGCGGCAACCTCGAAACCTCACAGCGCGTGACCGACGTGGTGCTCGGTGCGTTCGCCCAGCAGGCACCCGAACGCGTGACGGCGGCCGGACAGGGGACGATGAACAACGTCACCTTCGGCGGCACCGACCCCCGGACCGAGACGCCCTACGCCTTCTACGAGACGCAGGGCGGCGGTTTCGGCGGCCGCGTCGGCAAGGACGGCATGGACGGCGTCCACGTCCACATGTCGAACACGATGAACACCCCCGTCGAGGTGCTGGAGACGGCGTATCCGCTGCGGGTGCGTCGGTACGAGCTCCGGCAGGACTCCGGCGGCCCCGGCGAGTTCCGGGGCGGGCTGGGCCTCCGCCGTGACATCCAGGTCCGCGACCATGAGGCGCACTTCAGCCTGCTCGCGGACCGCCACACGCATCAGCCGTACGGGCTTGAAGGCGGCGAACCCGGAGAGTCCGGTGCGGCCGAACTCACGACCGCGGAGGGCGAGACGCGCCGGCTCCCGCAGAAGTCGACACACGAGCTGCCACCGGGCTCGACGGTCAGCATCCGGACGCCCGGTGCTGGCGGCTACGGCGACCCCGCCGACCGCGACCCCGACGCCGTCCGGCGCGACGTGCGCCACGGGAAGGTGTCCGCGGCCGCCGCCCGGGAGGCGTACGGCGTGGACCCGAGCGTCGGCGAATCGGCCGACGCGGGCGACGATGCGCACGGCTCGACCGTCGACGCGGAGGGTGACGATGTCTGATGACGCGCGACCCGCTCCGGTACGTGCCGCACGTGCTGGTCACGAGCGTCGGCTACGTCGTCTTCGCCTACGCCGCGCTGCCGGACCTGCTGACGGCGCGGCTGGACATCGGCCTCTCGTCGTTCGGACTGCTGATGAGCGCGCCGCTGCTGGCGTTCGTCGTCGTGCAGCGCCCGGCCTCGCGCTGGGTAGGCCGGCACACGACGACCCGGGTGCTGTTCGCGGGCGGCCTCGCCCACCTCGCGCTGGGGCTGTCGGTGGACCTCTCGGCGTCGTTCCCCGTCGTGCTCGCGCTGCGCGGGCTCTGGGGCCTGACGGGTGGGCTCTTGCTCACGGTCGGTGCGACGCACATCTCGCGGCTCTCGGAGGGTGCGAACGCGACCCGCCAGCAGGGGGTCTACGGCGGCCTGCTCACGATGGGCGGGATGCTCGGCTTCCTGCTCGCGCCGACGTTGGTGCGGGAGTACGGCTGGCTCGCGCTGCACGCCCCGGGCACACTGCTGTCGGTGCCGGCCATCGCGGTCGCGGGGCTCCACCTGTCGGACCGACGGACGGCACCCACGGAGACGACGACGGCCCGGGGCGGTGTCGTGTTGCACCCGGTCGTCGTCCTCGCGTCGGTGTGCTACGTGGCCATCATCGGCTCGTACATCACGCTCTCGACGTTCGTGACGGCGTACTTCGCGGACCTCGGCGTGGTCGCCCGCCTGAACGTCGTCGTGCTCGCGTCGGCGACGGCGGGGCGCATCGTCGGCGGGGAGACCTCGTGGCGGATCGCGCTCTCGGACCGGCGGCTCATCGCCGGGAGCACCGCCGCCGCAGCACTGGGCTTCGGCGCGATGGCGGCGACAGGGAGTTCGGCCGCGCTGGTCGTCCTCCCGTTCGTCGTCATGCTCGCCGTCTCGGTCCCGTTCGGAGCGGTGTACAACCTCGCCGCGGGCGCGACCGACGCGGAGGGGACCGCCATCGCGACCATCGTCGCGGCTGGCAACGTCGCCGCACTGGTGCTCCCACCGGTGACCGGCACCATCCGGGAGACGACGGGGAGTTACGGCGGTGCGTTCCTCGTCCTCGGCGCGCTGAACGCCGTCGCGGCGGTCGCGACCTACTACACGATACGGAGGAAGACATGAGACGCCACGGACGGTCCGGCGGGTCGACGCACGCCCGTCGGACGCAGGGGGTGAGCATCGCGTGGTAGACACCGGACTCCTCGACGCGCTGGCACAGGGGCTGGTCACCGGCAGTATCATCGCCGCCGGGGCCATCGGTCTCTCGCTGGTGTACTCCATCGCGGAGGTGCCGAACTTCGCCCACGGGGACATGATAACCGTGGGGGCGTACTTCGCACTCGTCGTGAACCGGCCCGACGAAATCGCGCTGCTGCCGGGGCTGCCCGGCGGCGCGGTCTCGCTCGTCCTCGCAGGGCTGTTCGCGCTCGTCGCCGCGTCGGCCTTCGGCGCGCTGTACGAGCTCGCCATCTTCCGGCGGTTCCGGTCGAAGGAGGCGGACCTCATCACGATGGTCATCGTCTCGCTGGGGCTCGCGCTCGTGTTGCGCAACCTGGTGCTGTTCGTCGCCGGGTCGCGAAACATCAGCTACGAGACGCCGGTCGTCCGCGACGTGAACTGGGACCTCTACCTCACCGGGTCGGGGCTCACGGTCCAGCGCACCCAGCGACAGGCGGGCGACATCGCACTGCTCGCCGAGTGGGGCTACCCGCTGTGGCTCCTGCTGGGCATCGTCGCCGCGGCCGGAGCGGTCGGCTACGGCGTCTACCGCTGGCGGACCACCGACGAGGACTTCCGGACCGTCCACCTCGTCTCGCCGCGCGTACTCGGCGTCCTCAGCGGGCTCGCGACGCTGCTCGCCCTCGTCTACGCGCTCCGATTCGACCCGCAGGGGACCGACGCGCTCTGGTCGACCCGGATCGGCACGAGCTACAAGGACATCGCCATCGTGGTCGTCGTGGCCGTGGCGATGTTCCTGCTCAACCTCGTGCTGAAGGCGACCCGGCTCGGCAAGGGGATGCGCGCGACCGCCGACAACATGGACCTCGCGGAGGTCCGCGGCGTCGACGTCGACCGCATCCAGCTCGTCGTCTGGGTCATCGCCGGCCTGCTGACCGCGCTCGCCGGCGTCCTCGCCGGGTGGAGCGCGTCGAACGTCAACCCGAACATGGGCTTCACCCTGCTGTTGCCCGTGTTCGCGGCGGTCATCCTCGGCGGCATCAGGTCGCCCTACGGGGCCGCCGCCGGGGCCATACTCATCGGCATCAGCATGGACGTGGGCGTCTACCTGCTCCCGTCGGGACTGGCGACGTACCGCACCGCCATCGCCTTCGTCGTACTCATCGGGGTCCTGCTCGTCAAACCCGACGGCCTGTGGGGTGATGTCTGATGGCGTTAGCGGACTTCGCCGTCTCGCTCGTCACGTTCGTCGCCATCTACGGGCTGTTCGCCCTCGGGCTGAACCTCAAGTTCGGCTTCACGGGGCTGATCGACTTCGGCCACGTTGCCTACTTCATGGTCGGCGGCTACGTCACCGCCGTCCTCACGATGCCGGCGCAGGTGACCGGCTACGACGGCCTCGGGGGGTACGCGCTCCCCGCGATGCTCGCCGTCGTCCCCGGCGGCGACGTGCTCGGCTGGCTGCTCGGCGTCGCCGGCGGCATGGTCGCCGCCGCGCTCGTCTCGCTGCTCGTCGGCGTGCCGACCCTGCGTCTGCGCGAGGACTACCTCGCCATCACCGCGCTCGGCATCGCCACCATCCTGAACGAGGTCGTCCGGAACGAGCAGTGGCTGTTCAACGGTCCGTTCGGTATCCGGACCGTCCACCAGCCCGCGTCGGCCGCGTTCCCGCTCGGGCTCGGCTCGTTCACGCTGAACCTCGTCGTCTTTGGCGGCCTGAGCGTGCTCGTCCTCGCCTACGCCGGCTACCGCGTCGGCCGGTACGTGAAGGACATCGACGGGACCGGCGCCGGGCTCGGTCTCGCCAGCGTCGCCATCCTCGGTGGGGCCATCGGGGCGCTCACCCGTGGCGGCTCACTGCTCGTCGTCGGCGTCGCGCTCGCCGTCGTCGGTGTGGTCGTCCTCCGCGAGGCGGTCCGTCGCTCGCTCGAGCCCGAGCGCACGCTCGCGCTCGTCGTCGCACTCGCAGTCGCGGCCTGGTACTTCGTCCAGCCGCTGCTGGCCGCGTCGAACCCGACCGTCACGCTCCAGACGAACGTGATGTTCCTGTTCGACCCCGTCGCGGGGCCGAACGGCGGGCTCGACTACGACCGCTTCTTCATGCTGCTCTCGCTGGGGTTCCTCGCCGGCGGCTACCTGTGGTGCCAGCGCACCATCAACAGCCCGTACGGTCGCGTGCTGCGTGCGGTCCGCGACGACGAGGACGTGCCGCGCGCGCTGGGCAAGGAGACGTTCCGCTACAAGATACAGGCGCTCCTGTTCGGCTCCGCGCTCGCGGGGGCGGCCGGGTCGCTGTACACCATCCACCTCGGCTTCATCAGCCCCGACCAGTTCGGGGCGATGATCACGTTCTTCGCGTTCTCGTCGGTCATCATCGGTGGGACCGCGAACAACGCCGGGGTCGTGCTCGGGACGGCGGTGTTCTGGGCCATCAACAGCGGGACGCAGTTCCTCAACGACTACTTCCCGTCGGAGTACGCCGTCAAGCTGGCCGCCGCGCGGCTCATCTTCATCGGCGCGCTCCTCATCGTCATCCTCTACTACCGGCCGGAGGGGATCCTCGGCGAGCAGGACTACGACATCAACCTGCCCGGAGACGGGCCCGCGCCGAGTCGGGACGAGACGGCGGCCGCAGCCGGAGGTGACGCCGATGACTGACGACCCCGTCCTCTCGGTGTCGGGACTGGAGAGGTCCTTCGGGGGCATCACCGCCCTCGACGGCGTCGACGTCACCGTCGGCCAGGGCATCACCGGCCTCATCGGCCCGAACGGTGCCGGCAAGACCACGTTCTTCAACTGCATCACGGGCTACCTCGACCCCGACGGCGGCACCGTCGAGTTCCAGGGGACGGACGTGACGGGCAAGCGCACCCCGAGCATCGTCCGCGAGGGGCTCGTCCGGACGTTCCAGATACCGCGCGAGCTGGAGAACATGACCGTTCGCGAGAACCTGCTGCTCGCACCCAGTGGACAGTCCGGCGAGAAGCTCGGCCGTGCCTGGCTGCGCGGCGGCGCGTTCGCCGAGGACGAGCGACGGAGCCGACGCGAGGCCGAGGAGATGGCCGAGTTCTTCGAGCTCGACCACCTGCTCGACGAGCCCGCCGGCTCCCTGTCGGGCGGCCAGCGCAAGCTGCTCGAACTCGCCCGCGTGCTGCTGACCGAGCCCGAGATGGTTCTGCTCGACGAGCCGCTGGCGGGCGTCAACCCGACGCTCGAGAAGAAGATACTCGACCGCATCCACGAACTGGAGTCGCAGGGACTCACGTTCCTGTTCGTCGAACACGACATCGAACTCATCATGGAGCACTGCGACCACGTCGTCGTCATGCATCAGGGCAGGAAACTCACCGAGGGCCCGCCCTCGGCGGTCAGGAGCGACCAGCGCGTCATCGACGCCTACCTGGGTGAGGAGCTATGAGCCTGCTCGAACTCGACGCCGTCGACGCGGGCTACGGCGACCTCCAGATCCTGACAGACGTGGACATGCACGTCGACGACGGCGAGTACGTCACCATCGTCGGCCCGAACGGGGCCGGCAAGTCCACCGCGATGAAGACCGTCTTCGGCCTCACCACCCATATGGGTGGCACCGTCCACTTCGAGGGCGACCCCATCCACGAGCTGGGCACGCAGGAGATAATCCGCGAGGGCATCGCCTACGTCCCGCAGACGGAGAACCTGTTCCCGCGGATGACCGTCCGCGAGAACCTGGAGATGGGCGCGTACATCTTCGACGACGTGCCCCAGGACCGGCTCGCCGATGTGTTCGACCGGTTCCCCATCCTGCAGGAACGCCAGCGCCAGCGCGCCGGCACGATGTCCGGCGGGCAACAGCAGATGCTGGCGATGGGCGCGGCGCTGATGCTCGACCCCGAGCTCCTGCTGCTCGACGAGCCCTCCGCCGGGCTCGCACCGGACCTCGTCGACGGGATGTTCGACCGTATCGACGAGATCAACGACGCCGGGACCGCGGTGCTGATGGTCGAGCAGAACGCCAAGGAGGCGCTCCGGCGCTGCGACCGCGGCTACGTCCTCGTCAACGGCGAGAACAGCTTCGAGGGGCCCGGCGACGCGTTGCTCGCAGACGAGGAGGTCCGCCAGCGCTTCCTCGGCGGCTGACTCGAGGGCCGTTTCGACGCCGGGGTGGCGGGGACCATCGCTGTGCCCGACGATACGGAAGACCGGCCTCAAACTGCATCCGACTGGTATGCACGACACACCTAGAGCGCACCTTTATATGTGCATCTGTCGTCCCAGATGCATGGCACTCAATTTCGACGACCGCAGTCACGAGAACGGCTTCTGGATCAACGCGCTCATCGGCGCCGTCGCCGCGTTCGTGCTCGGGTTCATCCCGTTCTCGACCGTCCTCGGTGGCGTGGTCGCCGCGTACCTGCAGAAAGGAGAGACCCGAATGGAGAACGTGAAGGTCGGGGCGGCCGCCGGGGCGATATTCTTCATCCCGTCACTACTCGGACTGTTCGGGTTCGGCTTCCTCGGCATCCTGACCGGTGACGCGACAGGCTTCATCGTGCTGATGCTATTCGGCATCATCCTGCTCGTGATGGCCGCCATCTACACGGTCGGCCTCTGCGCGCTCGGCGGCTTCATCGCCCACGCGGTCTGGGAGGACGACTTCCGCAAGGCCCGCACCACCGCGAGCACGGGAACCACGACCGAGACGTACGACGAAGCCCAGTACTGAGCCGACTGACTCGCCTTTCTGCCTGCCGACTGTGACCCCAGTCGGAGGGCAATCATTACTTACACCCCCTCCGAAGCCACCGGCATGGCCTACAGCTACGAGCCACACTACTTCGAGGATATGGAGGTCGGCAAGACCTTCGAGAGCGTCGGACGGACAGTGACGGAATCCGACTTCGTCTTCCACTCGATGTTCGCCGACGACTGGACCGAACTACACACGAACGCCGAGTACAGCGAGGAGGGCCCGTTCGGCGAGCGCATCGGCCACGGCCCGATGACGTTCATCCTCACGACCGGGATGGTCCAGCGCTGTGGCTTCGTCGAGCGCACCGTCATCGCCTTCCTCGGCATGAACTACATGGACGTACCGAACCCGCTGACCATCGGCGACACCATCTCCTCGGAGTTCGAGGTCACGGAGAAGCAGGAGTTCGACTCGCGCGAGGACGCCGGACTGGTCGTCATCGACGCCGAGACGCGCAACCAGGACGACGAGATACTGCTGCAGGGCGATATGAAGTTCATGTTCAAGCGGCGGGACTTCTACGGCGACAAGCCCGGAAATCCCTGAGACGGGGCACAGCTATTGGGGCCGGGACGCGAACGGGGACGTATGACCATGGACCACGCGGCGATCCGTGTCTCGAACCTCGACGACTCCCTCGCGTTCTACCGCGACGTGTTCGGCTACGAGCCCGTCGACCGGTTCGAGGAGAGCGACAGCGTCTCGGACACCTTCGTGGGCGTCGACGACCAGGCAGTGATACAGCTCATCGATGCGGACGGCCCGGTCGAGGCCGACGACGGCGGCCACCTCGGCCTCTCGGTCGAGGACATCGACGCAGCGGTCGCCGAGCTGCCGACCGACCGCGTCACCCGCGGACCGGAGACCATCGACGACATCGGGGTCCGCATCGCGTTCGTCACCGACCCCGACGGTCACGTGCTGGAGCTGCTCGAACCGGTCTGAGCCGGGGGAAACACGAACGCTTTTTCGCCTGCCCGTTGCAGGGGGGAGTATGAGTCTGCCGAGCGTCGTCGACCCCGACGACCCGCGAATCATCGACACCCACGCACACCAGCCGACCGAGGAGTTCCTCTTCGACGCCGGCGGCGAGATGATGCAGGACGCCGCGAAGCGCTTCGGCAAGGAGATGGTGCCGAACTCCTACGAGGAGATGATCGAGGAGTACCGCGCGGTCGGCATCGACAGGGCCGTCCTGCTCGGCTGGGACGCCGAGACCAACACCGGCAACCCGCCGGTCCCGAACGAGTACGTCGCCGAGGTGCGCGACGAGCACGACGACTTCTTCGTCGGCTTCGGGAGCGTCGACCCACTGAAGGACGACTGCGTCGAGGAGGCCCGCCGCTGTGTCGAGGACCTCGACCTCGTCGGCTTCAAGTTCCAGCAGATCGCCCAGGGCTTCGACCCGAGCGACCCCGAGCACGAGGAGCTGTTCGACACCATCGAGGACCTCGGCGTGCCCTGTGTCTTCCACGGCGGCAACTCCACGCTGGGCGCGTGTGCGCCCGGCGGCCGTGGCCTGAAGATCAAGTACGGCGACCCGATGCTGCTCGACGACGTGGCCGCCGAGCACCCCGACCTGCAGATACTCATCGCGCACCCGGCGTTCCCGTGGGAGAAGGAACAGCTCGCCATCTGCCAGCAGAAGGGCAACGTCTACATGGACCTCTCGGGCTGGATGCCCGCCTACATCGACGACCAGGTGCTGCACTACGCGAAGACGCTGCTCAAGGACAAGGTGATGTTCGGCACGGACTACCCGATGCTCGACCCCGCGAAGTGGCTCCACCAGTTCGCCGAACTCGACTTCCCCGAGCCGGTCCAGCGCAAGATTCTCTGGGAGAACGCCGAGGAGTTCTTCGACCTGGACTGAACCCCCACGAACCCTTTTCTCGCTGGCGGCCGCGTAGCCGCCATGGACATCCGAATCGACCACGTCGCGAGCGCCTGGGCCGACCGCGAGGCGGGCGAAGCCGCGTGCGACGCCGTCGGGCTACCGACCACCTACGGCGGTGAGCACGCCGACGGGAGCACCGACATGAGCATCGTCGGCTTCCCCGACGGCAGCTACCTCGAACTCATCACGAACACCGGCGAGGCGGAACCCTCGCGCTGGCCCGAGTTCATCGCCGGCGACGCGGGGCCCGCTGCGTGGTGTGTCGAGGTCGACGACCTCCGGACGGCGCTCTCACGCGCGCTGGACGCCGGGGTGCGCGTCGCCGGGCCGGACCGCGACGGCCGTGCCCGTCCCGATGGTGTCGCCGTCGAGTGGGAGACGGCCATCCTCGGGGAGAGCCTCGGCGCGACGCTCCCGTTCTTAATCGAGGACCGGACACCGCGGCGGTACCGCATCACGCCGGACCCCGAACTCGTGGACTCGCCGCTCACGGGCATCTCGGAGGTCGTCGTGCTGACGGACGACGCGACCGCGCTGACCCGCCCGTTCGACCGGCTGTTCGGCGTGCCGCGGCCGGAGACCGTCGAGACCGACAGCTTCGGCGCGCGCCTCCACCGGTTCGCCGGGGCCGGTGTCGCGCTCGCCGAACCCGCCGGTGACCGCCTCACGGCCAGGCTCGACGAGTTCGGACCGGCACCCTGTGCCGTCCTCGTCGAGACGAACGACCTCGGCAGGGCGGCGGACTCCTTCTCCCTCACAGCCCCGGAGCGGTGGGGCGACGACCGCGTCGCGTGGTTTGACCACCCGGCACTGCGGGAGTGGCTCGGCGTCGTCGAGTACGCGCACTGACCACGGTAGTGGCTGCCAACGAGTGGGAGGAACGCTCGAAGTCCACTCGGTCGGGGGTTCAGGTAACTATTGAACGAACAGGGGGGTTTGAACCCGCTGGAACCGAATCATCGTTCATGCACAAACCGCTCCTGGTGACCGACTTCCTCGACCGAGCCCGAAGACACTACGCAGACGAGACGGCCGTCGTGGCGACGACGGGCGAGCGCTACACGTACGACGAGTTCGGCGAGCGCGCCGACCGGTTCTCGGCGTTCCTCCAGTCCGTCGGCGTGGAGGAGGGCGACCGCGTCGCCGTCCTCGACCCCAACACGCACTACCAGCTCGAGGCCGCCTACGGGACGATGCAGGTCGGCGCGGTCCACACACCGCTGAACTACCGGCTGACCGCCGACGACTACGCCTACATCCTCGCTGACGCCGGGGTGACGGCCATCTACGCCGACCACGAGTACGCCCACCGCGTCGAGGAGATCCGCGACGAGGTGCCGACCGAGACCTTCGTGACGAACGACGCCGACGCCGTCGACGGCGACTGGCGGTCCTTCGACGACGAACTCGACGCGGCCGGGACCGGCTACGACCGCCCCGAGATGAGCGAGGACGACGTGGTGACGATCAACTACACCTCGGGCACGACGGGCGACCCGAAGGGGGTCTGTCGCACCCACCGCGCAGAGACACTTCACTCCTACCTCGTCACGGCCCACCAGGACATCTCCGACGACGACGTCTACCTCTGGACGCTGCCGATGTTCCACGTCAACGGCTGGGGCCACATCTACTCCATCACCGGCAACGGGGCGACGCACGTCTGCACGCGCGGCGTCGACGCCGAGTCCGTCTTCGACGCCATCCAGACCGAGGACGTGAGCTACCTCTGTGCCGCGCCGACGGTGCTCAACATGCTGATGAACTACTACGACGACCACGACGGCGACGTCAGGACGGCGGGGACGAACCCCGTCCGGGCCGCGACCGCCGGTGCCGCCCCGCCCGAATCCACCCTCCGGACCGTCGAGGGCGAGTTCGGTTGGACGCTGATGCACGTCTACGGCGCGACGGAGACCGGCCCGCTCATCACCACCTCGCACTCGCCCCGGCACCTCGCCGGCAAGAGCGACGACGAGCGGTTCGAACTGATGAAGCGACAGGGAATCGGGTACCTCGGCACCGAGGTCCGCGTCGTCGACGAGGACGGCGCGGACGTGCCCCGCGATGGCTCGACCATCGGCGAGATCGTCGTCCGCGGCAACCAGGTGATGGACCGCTACTGGAACAAACCCGAGGCGACCGAGGAGGCGTTCTCCGAGCGCCGCGAGGGATACTACCACATGGGCGACCTCGCGACGTGGGACGAGGACGGCTTCGTCGCCATCCAGGACCGCAAGAAGGACATCATCATCTCCGGCGGCGAGAACATCTCGACCATCGAGCTGGAGGACGTGCTCTACGACCACCCCGAGATAGCGAAGGCCGCCGTCATCCCCGCACCGAGCGAGCAGTGGGGCGAGACGCCGAAGGCGGTCGTCGTCCCGACCGCCGACGCCACCATCGACCCCGACGACGTGAAGGCGTTCGTCGCCGACCGCGTCGCGAACTTCAAGCGCATCACCCGCGTCGAGTTCGTCGACCAGCTCCCCGAGACCGCGACCGGGAAGGTCCAGAAGTACGAGCTCCGCGAGCGCGAGTGGGAGGACGAGGAGTCGATGGTCGGGCAGGGGTGAGGGGTCGACCGGCCGTCGCCGTCGGGGACGGGGTTAAGCCGGTCCGGGACCGAGGTGGACCGTGCTCCCAGTGCTCGCTAGCACCGGCACGGCTGCCGGCCACCCGTTCGTCCGGGTCGGCGACGGGCCACGGACGCTGCTCGTCGTTCCCGGCCTGAACGACCCCCTCCACACCGTCGGGGACTCGTGGTGGTACCCGCGGCTGATGGCACTGTACCTCCGTCGATACGCCGACACCCACACCGGCTACATGGTGAGCCGGCCACACGGCCTCGCATCCGGGACGACCGTGAGCGACCTCGCTCGAGGCTACGAACGGGTGCTGGACGCCCTCGACGTCGGGTCGGTGGACGTGCTCGGACTCTCGATGGGTGGGTTCGTCGTCCAGCACCTCGCTGCGGACGACGACCGCGTCGACCGCGCAGTGCTGGGGCTCTCGGGCACCCGACTGAGCGAGTCCGGGGCGGCGGTCGTCCGTCGCTGGCGCGACCGGGCGGCCGCCGGGCACTGGGGCCCCATCTACCGCGACGCCGCTGGGATTCTCGCCGCTGGCG
Proteins encoded:
- a CDS encoding long-chain-fatty-acid--CoA ligase, whose product is MHKPLLVTDFLDRARRHYADETAVVATTGERYTYDEFGERADRFSAFLQSVGVEEGDRVAVLDPNTHYQLEAAYGTMQVGAVHTPLNYRLTADDYAYILADAGVTAIYADHEYAHRVEEIRDEVPTETFVTNDADAVDGDWRSFDDELDAAGTGYDRPEMSEDDVVTINYTSGTTGDPKGVCRTHRAETLHSYLVTAHQDISDDDVYLWTLPMFHVNGWGHIYSITGNGATHVCTRGVDAESVFDAIQTEDVSYLCAAPTVLNMLMNYYDDHDGDVRTAGTNPVRAATAGAAPPESTLRTVEGEFGWTLMHVYGATETGPLITTSHSPRHLAGKSDDERFELMKRQGIGYLGTEVRVVDEDGADVPRDGSTIGEIVVRGNQVMDRYWNKPEATEEAFSERREGYYHMGDLATWDEDGFVAIQDRKKDIIISGGENISTIELEDVLYDHPEIAKAAVIPAPSEQWGETPKAVVVPTADATIDPDDVKAFVADRVANFKRITRVEFVDQLPETATGKVQKYELREREWEDEESMVGQG
- a CDS encoding VOC family protein codes for the protein MDIRIDHVASAWADREAGEAACDAVGLPTTYGGEHADGSTDMSIVGFPDGSYLELITNTGEAEPSRWPEFIAGDAGPAAWCVEVDDLRTALSRALDAGVRVAGPDRDGRARPDGVAVEWETAILGESLGATLPFLIEDRTPRRYRITPDPELVDSPLTGISEVVVLTDDATALTRPFDRLFGVPRPETVETDSFGARLHRFAGAGVALAEPAGDRLTARLDEFGPAPCAVLVETNDLGRAADSFSLTAPERWGDDRVAWFDHPALREWLGVVEYAH
- a CDS encoding VOC family protein, yielding MTMDHAAIRVSNLDDSLAFYRDVFGYEPVDRFEESDSVSDTFVGVDDQAVIQLIDADGPVEADDGGHLGLSVEDIDAAVAELPTDRVTRGPETIDDIGVRIAFVTDPDGHVLELLEPV
- a CDS encoding alpha/beta fold hydrolase, with product MLPVLASTGTAAGHPFVRVGDGPRTLLVVPGLNDPLHTVGDSWWYPRLMALYLRRYADTHTGYMVSRPHGLASGTTVSDLARGYERVLDALDVGSVDVLGLSMGGFVVQHLAADDDRVDRAVLGLSGTRLSESGAAVVRRWRDRAAAGHWGPIYRDAAGILAAGARARLLQAGSFVYDRLFEPVDPTDFLVSADACLAFDGRRVCERVTAPTLVVGADRDPFFDEGDYRAAADALPDGRLAMLRGTGHEAVVEHPAAFDGTVRRFLSR
- a CDS encoding amidohydrolase family protein; translated protein: MSLPSVVDPDDPRIIDTHAHQPTEEFLFDAGGEMMQDAAKRFGKEMVPNSYEEMIEEYRAVGIDRAVLLGWDAETNTGNPPVPNEYVAEVRDEHDDFFVGFGSVDPLKDDCVEEARRCVEDLDLVGFKFQQIAQGFDPSDPEHEELFDTIEDLGVPCVFHGGNSTLGACAPGGRGLKIKYGDPMLLDDVAAEHPDLQILIAHPAFPWEKEQLAICQQKGNVYMDLSGWMPAYIDDQVLHYAKTLLKDKVMFGTDYPMLDPAKWLHQFAELDFPEPVQRKILWENAEEFFDLD